The Vibrio sp. B1FLJ16 DNA segment TGAAGACGCGCTTGGCTTAAATACCTGCTTGTAGAAGTCTTCTGCTAATGCTGAAGAAGAAACAAGAAGCTGAGAGTCCGCTGTACTCATTACCGCAGCCAGAATCGCTGCCAGTAGGATACCTGCGATCACTGGGTGGAATACAGTGTTCACTAGTAGCATGAAGATCTTCTCACCATCTTCCAGTTGCGTACCCGGATGACCGGTTACCCATACCAGACCAACAAGACCTACCAGCATTGCACCTGCCATAGACAGCGCAGTCCAACTAACAGCAATACGACGAGCAGTCGTTAGATCTTTGTTTGAGCGAGAAGCTTTAAAACGAGCCAGAATGTGCGGCTGACCGAAGTAGCCCAGACCCCAAGCAGCTAGTGAGATAATCGCGATAGCGGATAGTGGCTCGCCTTTCACGTCATTCCAAAGCGTTAGCAGTTCTGGGTTAATGCTGTGCATGTCTGAAGAAAGCTGGCCAAAACCACCTTCCATTACCGCGACAGGAACAATCATCAGAGCTGCTGCCATCAGTAATCCTTGTACTAAGTCAGTCCAGGATACCGCAAGGAAGCCACCAAACAACGTGTAAGAAACCACACACACTGTACCAATGATTACTGCGTACGTGTAATCAAGGCCGAATACTGTTTCAAACAGTTTGCCCCCTGCTACCAAGCCCGAGCTGGTGTAGAAAAGGAAGAAAAGAAGAATGAAAAACGCAGAGATAGTCTGAATCAGTTTTGAAGTATCGTTAAATCGACGTGACAGGAACTCTGGCAACGTTAGTGCATCTGTCTGGATGCTGTAAGTACGCAGGCGTTTTGCACTGATTAACCAGTTCGCCCATGTACCAATAAGCAGACCACCAGCCAGCCAAAGTGCCTCCATACCCGCAGCGTACGCGTAACCCGGCAGACCAAGCAGCAACCAGCCACTCATATCTGACGCACCTGCCGATAACGCAGCAGGCCACGGACCTAAGCTACGGCCGCCCAGGAAGTAGTCAGATGAGTTGGAAGTCCGTTTATACGCGATAACGCCAATGGCAACCATAATTAATAAATACGCCACAAATGTGGACGTGATAGCAAAGCTATTTTCTATCATTTGATAGTCCTCGTTATAATAATTTCCTTCCTTGTCTCCTTTAACATTTTGCTGTCTCAGCAATGCGTTAAAGCAAGAGACACCAATCTGGATAAGCCCTCTGGCTTAATCCAGACTGATATCACAAGTCAGGTTAGTGAGCCTCGTTCCCCAACTCCAGAAGAGTTGCGTTACCACCCACCGCAGTAATATTTATCGTTCGAGTACGTTCAGTTATAAAACGTAACGACAGATGAGGATCATGAGCCAGTTTTGGTGACTCTAAATCCGTTTCAGAGACTAGGCCGACGATGGCACCATCGCGCTTAGCCAGTTGAAGATTGAGCGCATGCTCAACCTGAGAATGCCCAACATAACCCACACTACGTACATCGCTATCAAGTAACTGAGCTGACGCATCGTACGCAACAACCTGGACTAAGTTAGATGGGAAGTTAGTTGACGACACAGCTTGCGTAACCAGCTGGTTAAGCTCTGCATTGTCGCTACAAATCACAACGCTGTTACCTGCAATTAAGGCACAGGTGATCATTGCAAAAGTACTGTATAACGCATTTGCGGAGTTTTCAGTGTTGTTCTCACAAACCACCAAAGCAACACCGCGACCGGCAGCATACAGCTCGTTAGTCTCACCCGTAGGCCCTACTAACTGATGAGTTTCTGCAAGAAGTGTGGACGCCTGTTGCAGATGGTAAGAAACCACTTTAGCAACGACGGCGTTTTGTCCTTCAAGTGCAGATTTAAATGCCAGAACGTGCTCGCATTTGTAATCAAAATCGGTCAGATTCCACTGTTCCCACGCAGAAAATGCATCTTTAAAATATGTGATCTGATGAACCATAATGCGACTCCTTATGCGTTTTCTGCTTGAGCAAGAAGTTGTTGAGTAAAGCGGTACAGGTAGTGCGGACCACCAGCCTTCGGACCGGTACCAGACAGACCCTGACCACCAAATGGCTGAACGCCCACTACAGCACCAACTTGATCTCGGTTGATGTAGCAGTTACCTACACGTGCGTGTTTTTCAATCCAGCGGTAAGTGGTTTCATTACGGCTGTGGATACCCATAGTCAGACCAAAACCAGTTTGGTTGATCTGCTCAACAACGTTTGGCAGTTCAGACGCTTTAAAGCGAACGATGTGAAGAATCGGACCAAATTGCTCTTCTTTAAGCACGTCAATACCAGAGATTTCGAACGCACTTGGTGATACAAAATCGCCGTTCTGACACGCTTCATCCAGCTGCAACTCAGCAACTTTAGTTTGTGTCTTATTCATGTGCTCTAGGTGAGCCAGAAGTTTTTGCTTCGCATTTTGGTCGATAACAGGACCAACATCCGTTTTATGCAGGTATGGCAAACCGACATGCAGCTCTTTCATC contains these protein-coding regions:
- the putP gene encoding sodium/proline symporter PutP produces the protein MIENSFAITSTFVAYLLIMVAIGVIAYKRTSNSSDYFLGGRSLGPWPAALSAGASDMSGWLLLGLPGYAYAAGMEALWLAGGLLIGTWANWLISAKRLRTYSIQTDALTLPEFLSRRFNDTSKLIQTISAFFILLFFLFYTSSGLVAGGKLFETVFGLDYTYAVIIGTVCVVSYTLFGGFLAVSWTDLVQGLLMAAALMIVPVAVMEGGFGQLSSDMHSINPELLTLWNDVKGEPLSAIAIISLAAWGLGYFGQPHILARFKASRSNKDLTTARRIAVSWTALSMAGAMLVGLVGLVWVTGHPGTQLEDGEKIFMLLVNTVFHPVIAGILLAAILAAVMSTADSQLLVSSSALAEDFYKQVFKPSASSEEIVMIGRIGVIVISLLALFLAMTPDSSVLGLVSYAWAGFGAAFGPAVVLSLYWSGMNRNGALAGILIGGITIVVWKQLSGGWFDVYEIVPGIIFSTLAIVVVSKMTGGAAHDVLEQHKSYKQKLVSLD
- a CDS encoding 1-pyrroline-5-carboxylate dehydrogenase, with translation MVHQITYFKDAFSAWEQWNLTDFDYKCEHVLAFKSALEGQNAVVAKVVSYHLQQASTLLAETHQLVGPTGETNELYAAGRGVALVVCENNTENSANALYSTFAMITCALIAGNSVVICSDNAELNQLVTQAVSSTNFPSNLVQVVAYDASAQLLDSDVRSVGYVGHSQVEHALNLQLAKRDGAIVGLVSETDLESPKLAHDPHLSLRFITERTRTINITAVGGNATLLELGNEAH